The Saccharothrix violaceirubra genome segment GTCCGGCATGCGGCCCATCCTCGCATTGGGACGAGGCGGCGGGGTGAAGGGGCGACCCGGCGAGCCGTATCCTGGTGGGTATGGCTGGTAAGCAGGACAAGGCGGCTGCCAAGGAAGCGGCGAAGGCCCGGCGCGCGGCTTCGAAGGCGAGGCGCTCGCAGATCTTCGAGGCGTTCAAGATGCAGCGCCGCGAGGACAAGGCGCTCGTGCCGCTCATGCTGCTGTGCCTGCTGGGCACCGCCGCGGTCGCCTTCCTCGTCGGTCTGATCTGGGACATGCAGTGGGTGCTGCTGCCGCTGGGCCTGGCGGTCGGCGCGCTGCTGGCGGTGATCCTGTTCGGTCGCCGGGTCCAGCGCAACGTGTTCGCGAAGGCCGAGGGGCAGACCGGCGCGGCGGCGTGGGCGCTGGACAACCTGCGCGGCCGGTGGCGGGTGACCCAGGCGGTCGCCGGGACGACCAGCGGCGACATGGTGCACCGGGTGATCGGCCGGCCCGGCGTCATCCTCGTCGCCGAGGGCGCACCGCACCGGGTCAAGGCGCTGCTCGCGCAGGAGAAGAAGCGGGTGGCCCGGGTGATCGGCGAGACGCCCATCTACGACGTGATCGTGGGCAACGAGGAGGGGCAGATCCCGCTCCGGCGGTTGCAGGGGCACCTGATGAAGCTGCCGCGCAACATCACCAACCCGCAGGTGGACTCGTTGGAGAACCGGCTGAACGCGCTGGCCAACCGGGGCGGGGCGGCGTTGCCCAAGGGGCCGTTGCCGCAGGGTGCGAAGATGCGGAACGTGCAGCGCGCGATGCGCAAGCGCTGAGGTTCGGATTTCGCGAAGGCCCCGCCCACCGGCGGGGCCTTCGTCGTGTCCGGGGTCCGACTCGCCGGCATGGGGTGCGGAGCGTCGGCGGCGGGGTCCGGTGGGCGTCCGAGTGCGTATTTCAGGGTGTCCGAACGCGTGTTTCGGGGTGCCTGAGCGTGTATTTCGGGGTGTCCGAGTGGAGGACTCGCGAAAGGCCGAAGGCCGGGCGCCCCGCGGGGTGCCCGGCCTTCGTGGTGAAGCTCGATCACACGTCGTAGTACAGGTGGAACTCGTACGGGTTCGGGCGCAGGCGCAGGGGGTCGATCTCCTGCTCGCGCTTGTACGTGATCCACGTGTCGATCACGTCGGGGGTGAAGACGCCACCCTCCAGGAGGAACTCGTGGTCGGACTCGAGGCTGTCGAGCACCGCGTCCAGGGTGGCCGGGACCTGCTTGACGCCGCGAGCCTCCTCGGGGGGCAGCTCGTAGAGGTCCTTGTCGACCGGGGCCGGCGGCTCGATCTTGTTCTTCACGCCGTCGAGGCCCGCCATCACCATGGCCGAGAACGCCAGGTACGGGTTGCCCGACGAGTCGGGGCAGCGGAACTCGATGCGCTTGGCCTTCGGGTTGTCGCCGGTGATCGGGATGCGCACGCACGCCGAGCGGTTGCGCTGGGAGTAGACCAGCGACACCGGGGCCTCGTAGCCCGGGACCAGGCGGTGGTAGCTGTTCACGGTCGGGTTCGTGAACGCGAGCAGCGACGGGGCGTGGTGCAGGATGCCGCCGATGTAGTGGCGTGCCATGTCGGACAGGCCCGCGTAGCCGGCCTCGTCGTGGAACAGCGGCACGCCGTCCTTCCACAGCGACTGGTGGGTGTGCATGCCCGAGCCGTTGTCGCCGAACAGGGGCTTGGGCATGAAGGTGACGGACTTGCCCGCCTGCCACGCCGTGTTCTTGATGATGTACTTGAACAGCATCACGTCGTCGGCCGAGTGCAGCAACGTGTTGAACTTGTAGTTGATCTCGGCCTGGCCGCCGGTGCCGACCTCGTGGTGGGCACGCTCGATCGTGAAGCCGCTGTCCTGGAGGTTCAGCGTCATCTTGTCGCGCAGGTCGGCGTAGTGGTCGGTCGGCGTGACCGGGAAGTAGCCGCCCTTGTACTTGACCTTGTAGCCCCGGTTGCCGCCCT includes the following:
- a CDS encoding DUF4191 domain-containing protein, which codes for MAGKQDKAAAKEAAKARRAASKARRSQIFEAFKMQRREDKALVPLMLLCLLGTAAVAFLVGLIWDMQWVLLPLGLAVGALLAVILFGRRVQRNVFAKAEGQTGAAAWALDNLRGRWRVTQAVAGTTSGDMVHRVIGRPGVILVAEGAPHRVKALLAQEKKRVARVIGETPIYDVIVGNEEGQIPLRRLQGHLMKLPRNITNPQVDSLENRLNALANRGGAALPKGPLPQGAKMRNVQRAMRKR
- the glnA gene encoding type I glutamate--ammonia ligase, giving the protein MFKNPDEVLKFISDEGVKFIDVRFSDLPGVMQHFTLPAAAFDADAIEEGLAFDGSSVRGFQSIHESDMLLLPDLYTARLDPFRIEKTLNINFFVHDPFTREAYSRDPRNIARKAEQYIAESGIADTAYFGAEAEFYIFDSIRFDTQPNASFYEIDAISGAWNTGREEEGGNRGYKVKYKGGYFPVTPTDHYADLRDKMTLNLQDSGFTIERAHHEVGTGGQAEINYKFNTLLHSADDVMLFKYIIKNTAWQAGKSVTFMPKPLFGDNGSGMHTHQSLWKDGVPLFHDEAGYAGLSDMARHYIGGILHHAPSLLAFTNPTVNSYHRLVPGYEAPVSLVYSQRNRSACVRIPITGDNPKAKRIEFRCPDSSGNPYLAFSAMVMAGLDGVKNKIEPPAPVDKDLYELPPEEARGVKQVPATLDAVLDSLESDHEFLLEGGVFTPDVIDTWITYKREQEIDPLRLRPNPYEFHLYYDV